A single Atopobiaceae bacterium DNA region contains:
- a CDS encoding indolepyruvate oxidoreductase subunit beta: protein MSTDVILCGVGGQGTVLASKLMATAAMDEGMPVKTAETIGMAQRGGSVFSHVRIGEGAPTSLVGPGRADLIIAFEPAEAVRQLPYLKSGGTVVVSDRPIVPVSASTGGPAYDLEALLGYLKAHVEHLVVVDAAAAAASLGSAKCLNVVLLGAAAHSGALGLTPAAVERAVRELVPPKYLDLNIRALAHTA, encoded by the coding sequence ATGAGCACCGACGTGATTCTCTGCGGTGTCGGAGGCCAGGGTACGGTCCTGGCATCCAAGCTCATGGCCACGGCTGCCATGGACGAAGGCATGCCCGTCAAGACGGCCGAGACCATCGGCATGGCACAGCGCGGCGGCTCGGTCTTCTCGCACGTGCGCATCGGCGAGGGGGCGCCCACGTCGCTTGTGGGCCCGGGACGCGCCGACCTCATCATCGCCTTCGAGCCTGCCGAGGCCGTGCGGCAGCTTCCGTATCTCAAGTCCGGCGGCACCGTCGTGGTGAGCGACCGGCCGATCGTGCCGGTCTCCGCCTCCACCGGAGGCCCCGCCTATGACCTGGAGGCGCTTCTCGGCTACCTGAAGGCTCATGTGGAGCACCTCGTCGTCGTGGATGCCGCGGCGGCCGCGGCGTCGCTCGGCTCGGCGAAGTGCCTGAACGTGGTCCTGCTCGGGGCTGCCGCCCATTCGGGCGCCCTGGGCCTCACGCCGGCGGCCGTCGAGCGGGCCGTGCGCGAGCTCGTGCCTCCCAAGTACCTCGACCTCAACATCCGTGCGCTCGCCCATACCGCCTAG